A portion of the Bacteroides faecium genome contains these proteins:
- a CDS encoding outer membrane beta-barrel protein, with product MNVCKLVGLLLLLLSVHTVSYAQQVRTVRGKVQAMETGGNKKQPLPSASIVILEKNDSSFVKGATSDRNGRFTLNYQSQKKKQYLMKVSFMGMQSVYRALGDSASVNVGTVVLKDEDIRIDEVTITGKLKEVVMEGDTTVINAAAYKTPEGAYLEDLVKRVPGLEYNKKDNSLTYNGQPISEINVNGESFFSGDKKTALENLPANLISKLKVYDKKSKEEEFTGISSGEKKYVLDLQTKDELNKTWLTNATVGYGNNKKKDLEGQVNYFSKDGQNLSFIARSTNRYQNSTYKDNISNTVGMNATYKFGKKFTLNGNVNYDFNRNGNVTSMYQEQYLKTGNQYSASANENNSKSRSINSSLMGFGELDKRTQLHFNVNFGSSPNQNESSSQSASFDAPPSVNHERMFDDFESIPEDIKVNRSENRSLSDGKSNNASWAVGIMRRLNEKGTTLGLNIMNSESWGDNESFSLSQTTYFKLKDKHGNDSVLYRNQYLDSPQRNNSWRVGVSFTQPIGKKIHFRAAYNWSTRYERDNRSTYDLSSLLHSDVFGELPSGYETGYVDSLSNRSHSRSNGHDLNVGFNYSDDVWMFNASLGVTPQKRTIDRKVGTLHADTAMNIIDYQPMLWVGWQKKEKMRVNLSYDGRTRQPSLSDLMPLTDNSNPLYITRGNPDLKQMFIHNIRLSFQYPSKGMSANAGWQMEQNSVTQVMLYDVQSGGRETYPININGNWNTYGNANWWKRWGHFSLRLNSGGRYSNRVSMVNEDRNVQPEKSTTRDTALDCEVRTGYQPAWGGLELAASWNYQYSLNSLNDNDNYTRYYNFRFDGYVDFPFGLQLRTDAAYMLRSGTNIQKGEDDEIVWNATATWRFLKEKKAELSAHWADILGRRKSFNRMPTADGFYEFRTQEIKGYFIVTFKYNFRLMM from the coding sequence ATGAATGTTTGTAAGTTGGTGGGATTACTTTTACTGCTGCTTTCTGTGCATACAGTTTCATATGCCCAGCAGGTGAGAACTGTTCGGGGAAAAGTGCAGGCGATGGAAACCGGTGGTAATAAGAAGCAGCCCTTGCCTTCTGCAAGCATCGTTATCCTGGAGAAGAATGACTCTTCGTTTGTGAAAGGTGCGACGAGCGACCGAAATGGTCGGTTTACTCTCAATTATCAGTCGCAGAAGAAAAAGCAATATTTGATGAAGGTTTCTTTTATGGGGATGCAGTCGGTGTATCGTGCGCTGGGTGATTCCGCATCGGTGAATGTCGGCACGGTGGTGCTCAAGGATGAGGATATCCGGATTGATGAAGTGACGATTACGGGGAAATTGAAGGAAGTGGTGATGGAAGGGGATACGACCGTTATCAACGCTGCTGCCTATAAGACTCCCGAAGGGGCTTATCTGGAAGATTTGGTAAAGCGTGTGCCGGGACTGGAGTATAATAAGAAAGATAATTCGTTGACTTACAACGGTCAGCCTATCAGCGAAATCAATGTTAATGGGGAGTCCTTCTTCTCCGGAGATAAAAAGACAGCGCTCGAGAATCTGCCGGCAAACTTGATTAGTAAGCTGAAGGTGTACGACAAGAAATCAAAAGAGGAAGAATTTACGGGCATCAGTTCGGGAGAAAAGAAATATGTGCTCGATCTGCAAACCAAGGATGAACTGAACAAGACTTGGCTGACAAATGCGACAGTAGGGTATGGCAATAATAAGAAAAAGGATTTGGAGGGACAGGTGAACTATTTTAGCAAGGACGGACAGAACCTTTCTTTTATCGCACGTTCTACCAATCGTTATCAGAACAGTACATATAAGGATAATATAAGTAATACCGTCGGGATGAATGCGACGTATAAATTCGGTAAGAAGTTCACACTGAACGGAAATGTGAATTATGATTTCAACCGGAATGGGAATGTTACTTCCATGTATCAGGAACAGTATTTGAAAACAGGTAATCAGTATTCCGCGTCTGCCAATGAGAACAACTCTAAAAGCCGGTCGATAAATTCAAGTCTTATGGGATTTGGAGAATTGGATAAACGTACACAGCTCCATTTCAACGTAAACTTCGGATCCTCTCCTAATCAGAATGAAAGTTCCAGTCAGAGTGCTTCTTTTGACGCTCCGCCCAGTGTGAATCATGAAAGGATGTTCGATGATTTTGAATCTATCCCCGAAGATATAAAGGTGAACCGTAGTGAGAACCGCTCGCTCTCGGATGGGAAATCCAATAATGCCAGTTGGGCGGTAGGGATTATGCGCCGTCTGAATGAGAAAGGAACAACCTTGGGATTGAATATTATGAATTCTGAATCGTGGGGAGATAATGAAAGTTTTTCACTGTCACAGACTACGTATTTCAAGCTGAAGGACAAGCATGGAAATGATTCGGTGCTTTATCGGAATCAGTATCTGGATTCTCCCCAACGGAATAATTCGTGGCGGGTAGGGGTAAGCTTCACCCAGCCTATCGGCAAGAAGATACATTTCCGGGCGGCATATAATTGGAGTACCCGGTATGAACGGGACAATCGTTCTACTTATGATTTGTCTTCATTGCTCCATTCAGATGTTTTCGGTGAATTGCCTTCCGGTTATGAAACCGGATATGTGGATAGTTTGAGCAACCGGAGTCATAGCCGTAGCAACGGACACGACTTGAATGTGGGATTCAATTATTCGGATGATGTCTGGATGTTTAATGCATCGCTGGGTGTCACTCCACAAAAACGTACCATTGACCGGAAAGTAGGGACGCTTCACGCAGATACTGCGATGAATATCATTGACTATCAACCTATGCTCTGGGTGGGGTGGCAGAAAAAGGAGAAAATGCGTGTCAACCTAAGTTATGACGGAAGGACGCGGCAGCCTTCCTTGTCGGACTTGATGCCGCTGACGGATAATAGTAATCCGTTGTACATCACTCGTGGAAACCCGGACTTGAAGCAGATGTTTATTCACAATATCCGTTTGAGCTTTCAGTATCCTTCCAAAGGCATGTCGGCTAATGCGGGATGGCAGATGGAGCAGAACAGTGTGACGCAAGTGATGCTCTATGATGTACAGAGCGGTGGGCGGGAAACGTATCCTATCAATATCAACGGTAATTGGAATACCTATGGAAACGCAAACTGGTGGAAGCGTTGGGGACATTTTTCTTTAAGGCTGAATTCGGGGGGAAGGTATAGCAACCGTGTCAGTATGGTAAACGAGGACAGGAATGTGCAACCGGAGAAGAGTACGACGCGTGATACCGCGCTGGATTGCGAAGTGAGGACGGGTTATCAGCCTGCTTGGGGCGGACTTGAACTTGCCGCTTCCTGGAATTACCAGTATTCGCTTAATTCCTTGAATGATAATGATAACTATACCCGCTATTATAACTTCCGTTTTGACGGGTATGTGGATTTCCCTTTCGGTTTGCAGTTGCGCACGGATGCCGCTTATATGCTGCGTAGCGGCACGAATATTCAGAAAGGGGAAGATGACGAGATTGTATGGAACGCGACTGCTACTTGGCGGTTCCTGAAAGAGAAGAAGGCGGAATTGTCGGCTCATTGGGCGGATATATTGGGGAGAAGGAAAAGTTTTAATCGTATGCCTACTGCCGATGGCTTTTATGAGTTCCGCACGCAGGAAATTAAAGGATATTTCATCGTTACTTTCAAATATAACTTTCGTCTGATGATGTGA
- a CDS encoding TonB-dependent receptor plug domain-containing protein → MLKRIKIGIVILLGSILSVQGQDNSVAWQLRIDTVTITGKRPFRDIGTTKTVLDSLVLRESITNSLADILSQSTSIFIKSYGRGTMATASFRGSSPSHTQVLWNGMNINSPMLGQVDFSLIPSFFIDDMSLWHGASSVNVTGSGLGGAITLGTKPMDEKGFDLKFIQGISSYRTFDDFLHFRYGGEKWQSSTRLYFVHSKNDFKYTNYEKASIGDDGSYNEEYEKSRNKNCEYQDFHALQELYYDRKDGNKFSLAAWFMNSDRGIPMLTTDQHKDREYKTRQEETTFRAVGGWDKTAEKLKASGKLGYTYTHMLYTYNVHAEETPANQMQNASSYVYSGFLSGNVEYIPTEKWMFGATVNGAYHYADTWEAIHGTGYFEGRPEVSALATARYRPCSRIGLAFDLRETFYDDKFTPPIPAAFLDVTLWPRYGLMLKASIARNYRYPTLNDLYFLPGGNPDLLPEKGFTYDTGIEFTIKSDDLFSLKGEVTAFDSHIDNWILWVPHPKGYWTPRNVKQVHSYGFEVKGKASLHLGDWTIWLDANWNLTKAINNGEPANSEDVSVGKQLVYIPQYSAALMGQVSWKDFYFLYKYNYYSERFTTSSNELYTQRDKLNSYYMNDVSLEKRFQWKKTALSVKFSVFNLFNEEYVSVLSRPMPGRNYSLTIGINPHWGKKK, encoded by the coding sequence ATGCTGAAAAGAATTAAAATAGGCATTGTAATTCTGCTAGGCAGTATCTTGTCCGTACAAGGACAGGATAATAGCGTGGCATGGCAATTGCGCATAGATACTGTGACCATTACGGGCAAGCGTCCGTTCCGTGACATCGGAACCACAAAAACCGTCCTCGACTCTCTCGTACTACGGGAAAGCATAACCAACAGCCTGGCGGATATTCTTTCACAAAGCACGTCTATCTTCATCAAAAGCTATGGACGGGGAACGATGGCGACCGCCTCTTTCCGGGGCAGCTCCCCTTCACATACGCAAGTGTTATGGAACGGCATGAACATCAACTCCCCCATGTTGGGACAGGTGGACTTCTCACTGATTCCGTCCTTTTTCATCGACGACATGAGCCTGTGGCACGGAGCAAGTTCCGTCAATGTGACCGGCAGCGGACTGGGTGGCGCCATCACACTAGGCACAAAGCCGATGGACGAAAAAGGATTCGACCTCAAATTCATACAAGGCATCAGTAGCTACCGGACATTCGACGATTTCCTGCACTTCCGCTATGGAGGCGAGAAATGGCAAAGCTCCACCCGTCTCTACTTCGTCCATTCAAAGAATGACTTCAAGTACACCAATTACGAAAAAGCATCCATCGGCGATGACGGCAGCTACAACGAGGAATATGAAAAAAGCAGGAACAAGAATTGCGAGTATCAGGACTTCCACGCACTGCAAGAGCTCTACTACGACCGCAAAGACGGCAATAAGTTTTCATTGGCGGCCTGGTTCATGAACTCCGACCGGGGAATACCAATGCTGACAACCGACCAGCACAAAGACAGAGAGTATAAAACCAGACAGGAAGAAACGACATTCCGTGCCGTAGGGGGATGGGACAAAACTGCCGAAAAGCTGAAAGCGTCCGGTAAACTGGGATATACCTATACACACATGCTATACACGTATAATGTACATGCAGAAGAAACACCCGCCAACCAAATGCAGAACGCAAGCAGTTATGTTTATTCCGGCTTCCTGTCAGGAAACGTGGAATATATACCTACTGAAAAGTGGATGTTCGGAGCAACAGTGAACGGAGCATACCATTATGCCGACACATGGGAAGCGATACATGGAACGGGGTATTTTGAAGGCCGTCCGGAAGTGTCAGCCCTTGCCACCGCACGCTACCGGCCTTGTTCGCGCATAGGATTGGCGTTTGACTTGCGGGAAACGTTCTACGACGACAAATTTACGCCGCCTATCCCCGCCGCTTTCCTCGACGTGACGCTTTGGCCACGTTACGGATTAATGCTCAAGGCATCTATCGCCCGCAACTACCGCTATCCCACGCTGAACGACCTTTACTTCCTGCCGGGAGGAAACCCGGATTTGCTACCGGAGAAGGGATTCACATACGACACGGGAATTGAATTTACAATCAAATCGGATGACCTCTTTTCACTGAAAGGTGAAGTGACGGCTTTCGATTCGCACATCGACAATTGGATTCTCTGGGTGCCACACCCGAAAGGTTACTGGACCCCGCGCAACGTGAAACAGGTACACAGCTACGGCTTCGAAGTGAAAGGAAAAGCCTCTCTGCATCTGGGTGACTGGACAATCTGGCTCGATGCCAACTGGAACCTCACCAAAGCAATCAACAACGGTGAACCTGCCAACTCTGAAGACGTATCCGTCGGAAAGCAGCTTGTCTATATCCCCCAGTATTCGGCAGCCCTCATGGGACAAGTGAGTTGGAAGGATTTCTACTTTCTATACAAGTATAATTACTACAGCGAACGTTTTACGACTTCAAGCAACGAACTATATACCCAAAGGGATAAACTGAATTCTTACTACATGAACGATGTATCGCTGGAAAAACGGTTTCAATGGAAAAAGACGGCTCTGTCCGTGAAGTTTTCCGTTTTCAACTTGTTCAACGAAGAATATGTGTCGGTACTCAGCCGCCCGATGCCGGGAAGGAATTATAGTCTGACTATCGGGATTAACCCGCACTGGGGGAAAAAGAAGTAA
- a CDS encoding AAA family ATPase, translating to MSGNYVINIGRQLGSGGKEIGEKLAARLGIDFYDKELINLASEESGLCKEFFEKADEKASQGIIGGLFGMRFPFISEGAMPCTNCLSNDALFKVQSDVIRRLAAEKSCVFVGRCADYILREHPRCANIFISASKEDRIERVCRIHQVNEEAAEEIIEKADKRRSEYYNYYSYKTWGAAATYHLCVDSSSLGVEETVRFVEEFVVKKLKLIL from the coding sequence ATGAGCGGTAATTATGTAATTAACATCGGTCGACAATTGGGTAGCGGCGGCAAGGAAATCGGAGAGAAGTTGGCAGCTCGTTTGGGAATCGACTTCTACGATAAAGAACTGATTAATCTGGCTTCCGAAGAAAGCGGCCTGTGTAAGGAATTCTTTGAGAAAGCGGACGAAAAGGCTTCGCAAGGTATTATCGGGGGATTGTTCGGTATGCGCTTCCCGTTTATCAGTGAAGGGGCGATGCCGTGCACTAATTGTTTGAGCAATGATGCTCTGTTTAAAGTGCAGAGTGATGTCATCCGTCGTTTGGCGGCAGAGAAGTCCTGTGTGTTTGTAGGACGTTGTGCGGATTATATCTTGCGCGAGCATCCCCGTTGCGCGAATATCTTTATTTCGGCTTCGAAGGAAGACCGTATTGAAAGGGTTTGCCGGATTCATCAGGTGAATGAAGAGGCTGCAGAAGAGATTATCGAAAAAGCGGACAAGAGACGTTCGGAATACTATAATTATTATAGTTATAAGACTTGGGGGGCAGCAGCTACTTATCATTTGTGTGTGGACTCTTCTTCACTGGGAGTGGAAGAAACCGTGCGGTTTGTGGAAGAGTTTGTGGTGAAGAAATTGAAGTTGATACTATAA
- a CDS encoding FecCD family ABC transporter permease yields MKQSRRHTVLLFSILGIAAILLLLADMATGDTYIPISKIWAVLTGGECDEMTRNILLSIRFIRVVVASLIGIALSVSGLQMQTVFQNPLADPYLLGVSSGAGLGVALFILGAPLLGWSDFPFLQSMGIVGSGWLGTAVILLGVAIISRKVKNILGVLIMGVMIGYVAGAIIQILQYLSSAEQLKMFTLWSMGSLGHITTNQLWIMIPVLLIGLLISVACIKPLNLLLLGESYARTMGMNIKRSRTLIFLSTALLTGTVTAFCGPVGFIGLAVPHITRLLFNNADHRLLVPGTILTGLISMLLCDIIAKKFTLPVNCITALLGVPVILWVIAKNLRIIK; encoded by the coding sequence ATGAAACAGTCCCGCAGACATACCGTTTTACTATTCAGCATATTAGGAATAGCAGCCATACTGCTGCTACTGGCAGATATGGCTACCGGAGACACGTATATCCCGATTTCCAAAATATGGGCGGTACTCACCGGGGGCGAATGTGACGAAATGACGCGTAACATTCTCCTTTCCATCCGTTTCATACGGGTAGTGGTCGCTTCGCTGATAGGCATAGCCCTTTCCGTAAGCGGATTACAGATGCAGACCGTTTTCCAGAATCCGTTGGCAGACCCTTATCTGCTAGGAGTAAGTTCCGGTGCGGGACTGGGAGTAGCTTTGTTCATCCTGGGAGCTCCGTTGCTCGGGTGGTCAGACTTTCCTTTCCTGCAATCTATGGGCATCGTTGGTTCCGGCTGGCTAGGAACCGCCGTTATCCTACTGGGAGTAGCTATCATCAGCCGGAAAGTGAAAAATATTCTGGGTGTCCTGATTATGGGAGTAATGATTGGTTATGTGGCAGGTGCCATTATCCAGATATTACAATATTTAAGCTCTGCCGAGCAATTGAAAATGTTCACACTATGGTCAATGGGCTCTCTCGGGCATATCACAACAAATCAGTTATGGATTATGATACCGGTATTACTGATAGGTCTGTTAATCTCGGTAGCCTGCATCAAACCGTTGAACCTATTGCTGTTGGGTGAAAGCTATGCACGTACAATGGGAATGAACATCAAACGTTCACGCACGCTTATCTTCCTCTCTACCGCCCTGCTGACAGGAACAGTCACAGCTTTCTGCGGCCCCGTAGGTTTTATCGGACTGGCTGTGCCACACATCACGCGGCTGCTGTTCAATAATGCCGACCACCGATTATTAGTCCCCGGCACAATACTGACAGGGCTCATCAGTATGCTGCTCTGCGACATCATTGCAAAGAAATTCACATTGCCGGTCAATTGTATCACCGCCTTGCTGGGTGTTCCGGTCATCTTATGGGTAATAGCTAAAAACTTGCGTATAATAAAATGA
- a CDS encoding ABC transporter substrate-binding protein — translation MKIKSAFPVLSLLCLFFLASCISNKKTSLEAFKQDVYTPEYASGFKIVGADNAASTLIRVFNPWQGAENVEMSYFVSRNGEQAPAGFTGPVIPAGAQRIVCMSSSYIAMLDALGQVDRIVGVSGINYVSNPYVLSHKDSIKDMGPEMNYELLLGLKPDVVLLYGIGDAQTAVTDKLKELAIPYIYMGEYLEESPLGKAEWLVVLSELTDSREKGIEIFREIPERYLALKALTKSSEERPTVMFNTPWNDSWVMPSTKSYMAQLVADAGADYIYKENTANSSTPIGLETAYGLIQKADYWINVGSAATLDELKTINSKFSDAKAVREKTVYNNNLRLTATGGNDYWESAVVRPDVVLRDLIHIFHPELVSDSPYYYRHLE, via the coding sequence ATGAAGATTAAATCTGCTTTTCCGGTTCTTTCACTGCTATGCCTCTTCTTTCTGGCAAGTTGCATATCCAACAAAAAGACATCTCTGGAAGCATTCAAACAGGACGTATATACTCCCGAATATGCTTCCGGATTCAAGATAGTGGGAGCAGACAACGCAGCCAGTACCCTGATACGTGTTTTCAACCCGTGGCAGGGAGCTGAAAATGTAGAAATGTCCTATTTCGTTTCACGCAACGGCGAACAGGCGCCTGCCGGATTTACCGGTCCCGTCATTCCTGCCGGAGCACAGCGTATCGTATGTATGTCTTCTTCCTACATTGCCATGCTCGACGCACTGGGACAGGTAGACCGCATTGTCGGAGTATCCGGCATTAATTATGTGTCGAATCCTTATGTCCTTTCACACAAAGATTCAATCAAGGATATGGGTCCCGAAATGAACTACGAACTATTGCTCGGATTGAAACCGGACGTCGTACTGTTGTATGGTATCGGAGACGCTCAGACCGCCGTGACGGACAAGTTGAAAGAGCTCGCTATTCCTTATATATATATGGGCGAATATCTGGAAGAATCGCCACTGGGCAAAGCGGAATGGCTGGTCGTATTATCCGAACTGACGGACAGCCGGGAAAAGGGAATCGAAATATTCCGGGAAATACCGGAACGCTATCTGGCATTAAAAGCCCTCACGAAATCCTCGGAAGAACGTCCCACGGTAATGTTCAATACTCCCTGGAACGACAGTTGGGTAATGCCTTCCACGAAAAGTTATATGGCACAACTGGTTGCCGACGCCGGAGCCGACTATATCTACAAAGAAAATACCGCCAACAGCTCTACCCCTATCGGACTCGAAACTGCTTACGGGCTGATACAGAAAGCCGACTATTGGATTAACGTAGGCTCGGCTGCCACACTGGATGAATTGAAAACAATCAATTCCAAATTCAGCGACGCCAAAGCCGTACGCGAGAAAACCGTCTATAACAATAATTTGCGGCTGACTGCTACCGGTGGCAATGACTATTGGGAATCGGCAGTAGTACGCCCCGACGTTGTATTGCGTGACCTGATTCATATTTTTCATCCCGAATTAGTATCCGATTCACCTTATTATTACCGTCATCTGGAATGA
- a CDS encoding YncE family protein: MKIKTQIIIPLFLLFLAVASCMDYEPPLKTPTLVPDNVLFITNEGNFQYSSASLSFYDMKTEKVENDAFYRANGRKLGDVAQSMTIYDGKAYIVVNNSGVVFVVNPQTLEILGGINNLTSPRYVHFVSSTKAYITDLYAPIITIFNPETLQKTGTIDTKGHKSTEQMVQYGKYVFTNCWSYDNKILVIDTETDQVVDEIPVGVQPTSLVIDKYNQIWTITDGGYEGSPYGYEAPALYKIDAATRTATQFYTFGKGKRASEVNLNGKRDTLYFISEDIWRMDVTDSRVPVRPFLKSPGRNSIFYGLAIDPHTSEVYVADAIDYTQPGVIYRFTPEAVPVDTFKVGVIPGAFCFNYNEN; encoded by the coding sequence ATGAAGATAAAGACTCAAATAATCATTCCCCTCTTTCTCCTATTCCTTGCCGTAGCATCGTGCATGGACTACGAACCACCCCTAAAAACGCCTACTTTAGTGCCGGACAACGTACTGTTCATCACCAATGAAGGAAACTTCCAGTATAGCAGCGCCAGCCTTTCCTTCTATGACATGAAGACAGAAAAAGTGGAAAATGACGCATTCTATCGTGCCAACGGAAGAAAACTGGGCGACGTGGCACAATCCATGACCATTTATGACGGAAAAGCATACATAGTCGTCAATAATTCGGGAGTAGTATTTGTGGTCAATCCGCAAACTCTTGAAATACTCGGTGGTATCAATAACCTGACTTCACCGAGATACGTGCATTTCGTTAGCAGTACGAAAGCCTATATTACTGACTTGTACGCCCCCATCATCACCATATTCAACCCGGAAACCCTGCAAAAGACAGGGACTATCGACACCAAAGGACACAAATCGACGGAACAAATGGTGCAATACGGAAAGTATGTATTCACCAATTGCTGGTCTTACGACAATAAGATTCTAGTGATAGACACCGAAACAGACCAAGTGGTGGACGAAATACCCGTAGGCGTACAACCCACTTCGCTCGTTATTGATAAATATAACCAAATATGGACAATAACCGATGGCGGATACGAAGGCAGCCCGTATGGATACGAAGCACCGGCTCTCTACAAAATAGATGCCGCCACCCGGACAGCCACCCAATTCTATACTTTCGGGAAAGGGAAAAGAGCTTCGGAAGTAAATCTTAACGGCAAACGGGATACGCTTTATTTTATCAGTGAAGACATCTGGCGAATGGATGTCACCGACTCACGCGTTCCGGTACGCCCGTTCCTGAAGTCACCGGGCAGGAACAGTATCTTCTACGGACTGGCGATAGACCCTCACACCTCGGAAGTGTACGTCGCGGATGCCATAGACTACACACAACCCGGTGTTATCTACCGGTTTACTCCCGAAGCTGTGCCCGTAGACACCTTCAAGGTGGGCGTCATTCCCGGAGCATTTTGTTTCAACTATAACGAAAACTGA
- a CDS encoding PKD-like domain-containing protein has product MMNEFWRTIAKLLMLCCIAALASCGNDRNLGEDEGVITPGGDGKNPPVITFDNGTGIYTVKILKDITITPVVDNATDPVYTWKDEKGKIVSTDASFTYSSPADGEKFFTFRVDAKNGSAQEELRIDVMDKMIPSVSLIQYYSTYVGESVTIKSAVNFTEGSTYKWTNEEGAIIGDKEEYTFVATQEGSFNITLTVTNEDGPGKATTTIRVAPERKLNITFENERQTVPAGRAACVAPIITDNTENTTYAWEVNGEPYLNETKPTFTFTPPAAGEYKVKVTGTDGDVSAEAAQTIECLQSDETARYRAPQAGSSSSKVTVYNLLPAPGQFVQQISGKTEAEACRYAETRMNEVDNYVSLGAWGGYIVVGFDHSVYNASASDNNQYDFSIIGNAFNGSSEPGIVYVMQDENGNGLPDDTWYELKGCETGKSTTWQNYSVTYYRPPTYNMPVQWIDNRGNTGTTDLRPAFPGWLKGDSYELRGTRIKERTFLNNNGIWSNESYEWGYADNYGEDFLSDGDNHDANAIGNGFKIKNAIYPDGTPVNLRYIDFIKVQTGVQSQAGVLGEVSTEVYGFRDIQMEKAPGQL; this is encoded by the coding sequence ATGATGAATGAATTTTGGAGAACAATCGCTAAGTTACTAATGCTATGCTGCATCGCCGCTCTTGCTTCTTGCGGAAATGACCGCAATCTCGGAGAAGACGAAGGAGTTATCACTCCGGGCGGAGACGGAAAGAACCCACCTGTCATTACTTTCGACAATGGTACCGGTATTTATACTGTGAAAATACTAAAGGATATCACTATTACCCCTGTTGTGGATAACGCCACCGATCCCGTATATACATGGAAGGACGAGAAAGGCAAGATTGTCAGTACAGACGCCTCATTCACTTATTCATCGCCGGCAGACGGGGAAAAGTTCTTCACTTTCAGGGTAGACGCGAAAAACGGAAGTGCCCAGGAAGAACTCCGGATAGACGTTATGGACAAGATGATTCCGTCAGTATCGTTAATCCAGTATTATTCTACGTATGTAGGAGAAAGTGTTACTATCAAGTCAGCCGTAAACTTCACGGAAGGCAGCACCTATAAGTGGACGAATGAAGAAGGCGCTATCATAGGTGATAAAGAAGAGTACACATTCGTGGCGACACAAGAAGGCTCGTTTAATATAACTCTTACAGTAACGAATGAAGACGGCCCCGGGAAAGCAACAACGACCATACGGGTAGCACCCGAAAGAAAGCTCAATATTACTTTTGAGAACGAACGTCAAACTGTACCCGCAGGACGCGCCGCCTGTGTAGCTCCTATTATTACGGACAACACAGAGAATACCACTTACGCATGGGAAGTGAACGGAGAACCATACCTGAACGAAACAAAACCAACCTTTACTTTTACACCACCGGCAGCAGGAGAATACAAAGTGAAAGTAACGGGAACAGACGGCGATGTTTCAGCAGAGGCTGCACAAACCATAGAATGCCTGCAATCGGACGAAACAGCCCGTTACCGTGCTCCGCAAGCCGGAAGTTCGAGCAGCAAAGTAACGGTATATAATCTTCTGCCTGCACCCGGACAGTTCGTACAACAAATAAGCGGAAAGACGGAAGCAGAAGCATGCCGTTATGCCGAAACCCGGATGAACGAAGTAGACAATTATGTCTCATTGGGAGCATGGGGTGGATACATCGTTGTAGGGTTCGATCATAGCGTTTATAATGCCAGCGCTAGCGACAACAACCAATACGACTTCTCAATCATAGGCAATGCTTTCAACGGAAGTTCCGAGCCGGGGATAGTCTACGTGATGCAGGATGAAAACGGAAACGGACTGCCGGACGACACATGGTATGAACTGAAAGGCTGCGAAACAGGCAAATCTACCACTTGGCAGAATTATTCCGTCACCTACTACCGCCCCCCTACCTACAATATGCCCGTACAGTGGATAGACAACCGTGGCAATACAGGAACTACAGATTTGAGACCGGCTTTCCCCGGTTGGCTGAAGGGAGACTCTTATGAACTGCGCGGCACCCGGATTAAAGAAAGAACCTTCCTCAATAATAATGGAATCTGGAGTAACGAATCTTACGAGTGGGGATATGCCGACAACTACGGTGAAGACTTCCTCTCTGACGGAGATAACCACGATGCCAATGCCATAGGAAATGGTTTCAAGATAAAGAATGCCATATATCCTGACGGAACTCCTGTCAATCTGCGTTATATAGACTTTATAAAAGTACAGACAGGCGTCCAGTCTCAAGCGGGAGTTCTCGGTGAAGTATCTACCGAAGTTTACGGCTTCCGGGATATACAAATGGAAAAGGCTCCCGGACAACTCTAA